The Pseudophryne corroboree isolate aPseCor3 chromosome 2, aPseCor3.hap2, whole genome shotgun sequence genome has a segment encoding these proteins:
- the LOC135009904 gene encoding serine/arginine repetitive matrix protein 1-like encodes MSRDKQTRSAPSPTPSDLSLQSNEEWEPTQEADATDQASSDQPRSSRAHEKSKKKPSKKARSQPEEQSEEEASGEEAGQKKPRGPRYTEAENCVLVDCVDRSYDVLYGSRAQKTAFKVKRNIWESIASQVTAISGNRRSTQNCLKRYSDCRRQTKKKMGIQRRHETATGGGPALNLKWLPWENVIRRRLNPAMVEGVRGGVDSSRPAGFLEEEEPPRRRRKAGDQPSKRRSDDRPAQRTSPAHRTSPAHGPLPVQQASAAARGPSTAPQASRAHRSSPVRHSSSSRSWSPVHQTTSVHRLSPVHQTPSATTPQDGRQTTAPARRPSPDRRLSRSSGTVTEEPQDTTLVDPSLDLFESTGLTDETFLGFEDSRADVSSQTLEKSSETRTSGAPGAAASQDGEVVPRTSSGLASGIGSYFRPDLLQGSSEDDEVEVQDDPVATSLPAQMNVVADIQKGQNPSTVQRVHTLASEIGTRQDTYTNVVGSRLDNIERTMEKMSNNLHELQKTISDSTATILQIIIEDRRENRNILNIMSDSLVKLVEKTTCLAESNKNMSDSHRHSSSSQQLIATTLQMIYDKLPVPAHQHAGDPPYPPSQATRTHRTLPQVPSQYSQSQMYQGYTGMYPTPQMPPPPAAHSSAAWAPRASRHTPQPPRTSTPYQGEEEDPDRLPP; translated from the exons ATGTCAAGGGACAAACAaacccgatccgccccttcccccaccccctcggatctatccctgcaaagcaatgaggagtgggagccaacccaggaggcggatgcgaccgaccaggcatctagtgaccagccgcggtcgtcaagggcccatgagaagtccaagaaaaagcctagtaaaaag gcaagaagccagccagaggagcagtcggaggaggaagcctctggtgaagaagcaggacagaaaaagccgcgtggacccagatacactgaggcggaaaactgtgtcctagtggattgcgtcgacaggtcctacgacgttttgtatggaTCAAGGGCACAGAAAACAGCATTTAAGGTAAAGCGGAACATCTGGGAATCCATCGCCAGTCAAGTAACTGCAATTTCTGGAAACCGTCGGAGCACCCaaaattgcttgaagcggtacagtgattgccgcagacagaccaagaagaagatggggattcagcgccgacatgagacagctacgggaggtggcccggctctcaatttgaagtggctaccctgggagaacgttattagaaggcgcttgaaccctgccatggtcgaaggagttcgcggaggtgtggactccagccgtcctgctggctttctcgaggaggaagaaccgcccagaagacggaggaaggcgggagaccagccgtccaaaaggaggtctgatg acagacctgcccagaggacatcacctgcgcacaggacatcgccagcgcacggaccgttacctgtgcagcaggcatcggcagcagcgcgcggaccatcaactgcgccgcaagcatcgcgagcacacagatcgtcacctgtgcgccacagttcgtcatcgcgcagttggtcacctgtgcaccagacgacatcagtgcacagactatcacctgtgcaccagacaccgtcggcgaccacaccacaagatgggcgccaaactacagctcctgcgcgcaggccatcaccagatcgtcgtctctccaggagctctgggactgtgactgaagagcctcaagacacaacccttgtggacccatcactcgatctgtttgagtctacagggttaactgacgaaacttttcttgggtttgaggacagccgtgcagatgtatccagccagacccttgaaaagtcttccgaaacgaggacaagtggagctcctggagcagcggcatcacaggatggagaag tggtgccacgaaccagcagcggactagcttcggggattggttcgtacttcaggccggatctcctacaggggtcgtcagaggatgacgaggtggaagtgcaggatgatccagttgctacatccctgc ctgcccaaatgaatgtggtggcagacatccagaaagggcagaatccctcaactgttcagagggttcacaccctggcatcagagattgggacacgccaggatacatacacaaatgttgtgggaagcagactggacaacattgagaggacaatggagaaaatgtccaacaatctgcatgaactgcagaagactatttccgacagcacggccacaatactacagatCATAATTGAAGATCGTAGGGAGAATAGGAACATACTTAACATCATGTCCGATTCCTTGGTCAAGCTTGTGGAAAAAACCACATGTTTGGCAGAAAGCAATAAGAACATGTCGGATAGTCATCGACACTCCTCTTCCAGCCAAcagctcatcgcaaccacactgcagatgatctatgataagctcccagtaccagctcatcaacacgctggtgatccaccatatccgccgtctcaagccacaaggacgcatcgtacccttcctcaagtcccatcccagtacagtcagtcacagatgtaccagggatatacagggatgtaccccaccccccagatgcctccaccaccagccGCACATTCTTCAGCAGCATGGGCACCGAGGGCCAGTCGACatactccccagcctcccaggacatccacgccctatcagggggaagaagaggatccggacagacttccaccataa